A portion of the Krasilnikovia cinnamomea genome contains these proteins:
- a CDS encoding SCP2 sterol-binding domain-containing protein, producing the protein MADPISDFFEDLSQRKHDPRLSHVTATVRFDIVDGRQTDSWRLVVRDGQLEVEPGDGAADATVTAERTVFEGLVSGTVNAMAALLRGELLLEGNANLIVSVQRLFPGPPGGRSPRTIPAKAGASS; encoded by the coding sequence ATGGCTGATCCGATCAGCGACTTCTTCGAGGACCTGAGCCAACGCAAGCACGACCCCAGACTGAGCCACGTCACGGCGACGGTTCGTTTCGACATCGTCGACGGTCGGCAGACCGACTCCTGGCGGCTCGTCGTGCGGGACGGACAGCTCGAGGTGGAACCCGGTGACGGCGCCGCCGACGCCACCGTCACCGCCGAACGGACCGTCTTCGAGGGCCTCGTCAGCGGCACGGTCAATGCGATGGCGGCCCTGCTGCGCGGCGAACTCCTCCTGGAAGGAAACGCGAACCTCATCGTGTCGGTCCAGCGGCTCTTCCCCGGGCCACCCGGCGGGCGCTCACCACGGACGATCCCCGCGAAGGCGGGTGCCTCCTCATGA
- a CDS encoding glycogen debranching N-terminal domain-containing protein: protein MTDDVRILDGNHFVVSDGRGDIEASPTDPDGFFANDTRYLSTWVLTVDGHQLSALSVDDLQYFETRFFLVVGTGTVYVDAKVSVIRHRTISDGFQERVSVLNHADEPAKLTLKIAAGSDFADLFEVKDALKKKGTYRTEVEGNRLVLHYERGPFHRGTEITTSEPAQITQDGLTYEIEVQPHDEWSTELRANPLMTHRNGNPIVANGKHREPRDLHMDLQEWIARAPKLECDWEPLKVTYRRSIVDLAALRFAPAIAGRHSLPAAGLPWFMTMFGRDSIFTSLQALPFVPELAETTLRVLGRWQGTRVDDFRDEDPGRILHEMRYGELSAFEERPHTPYYGSADATPLYVVLLDEYERWSGDTNLVRDLEYEARAALDWIDQYADLMDNGYISYERRNKDTGLENQCWKDSWDSIAYRDGRIPGFPRATAELQGYAYDAKVRGARLARLVWHDNAYADRLEREAADLKRRFNRDFWVADGDYFALALDADGSRVDALASNVGHLLWSGIVEQERAQSIAKHLLGPRLFSGWGVRTMAEGEHRYNPIGYHVGTVWPFDSSIIAWGLRRYGFKEEAARVADGILEAAEFFNGRLPEAFGGYERALTKYPVQYPTACSPQAWSSGAPLLLLRTMLGLEPLGEHLVVDPALPEGVGRVELLDIPGRWGRLDAFGRGRVARAPSSVKKDATESERADASAP, encoded by the coding sequence ATGACCGACGACGTACGGATCCTGGACGGCAACCACTTCGTCGTCAGCGACGGCCGCGGCGACATCGAGGCCTCACCGACCGACCCCGACGGCTTCTTCGCCAACGACACCCGGTACCTGTCGACCTGGGTGCTCACGGTCGACGGCCACCAGCTCTCCGCGCTGTCCGTCGACGACCTGCAGTACTTCGAGACGCGCTTCTTCCTCGTCGTGGGCACCGGCACGGTGTATGTCGACGCCAAGGTCTCGGTGATCCGGCACCGCACCATCAGCGACGGCTTCCAGGAGCGGGTCAGCGTGCTGAACCACGCCGACGAGCCCGCCAAGCTGACCCTCAAGATCGCCGCCGGCAGCGACTTCGCGGACCTGTTCGAGGTGAAGGACGCCCTGAAGAAGAAGGGCACGTACCGCACCGAGGTGGAGGGCAACCGTCTGGTGCTGCACTACGAGCGCGGTCCCTTCCACCGGGGTACCGAGATCACCACCAGCGAGCCCGCGCAGATCACCCAGGACGGACTCACCTACGAGATCGAGGTGCAGCCGCACGACGAGTGGTCCACGGAACTGCGCGCCAACCCGCTGATGACCCACCGGAACGGCAACCCGATCGTCGCGAACGGCAAACACCGCGAACCTCGGGACCTGCACATGGACCTGCAGGAGTGGATCGCGCGGGCGCCGAAGCTGGAATGCGACTGGGAGCCCTTGAAGGTCACCTACCGGCGCAGCATCGTCGACCTGGCCGCGCTGCGCTTCGCGCCCGCGATCGCGGGACGGCACAGCCTGCCCGCCGCGGGCCTGCCGTGGTTCATGACGATGTTCGGCCGCGACAGCATCTTCACCAGCCTGCAGGCGCTGCCGTTCGTCCCCGAACTGGCGGAGACCACGCTGCGGGTGCTGGGCCGGTGGCAGGGCACCCGGGTCGACGACTTCCGCGACGAGGACCCGGGCCGGATCCTGCACGAGATGCGCTACGGCGAGCTGAGCGCGTTCGAGGAACGGCCGCACACGCCGTACTACGGCAGCGCCGACGCCACCCCGCTGTACGTGGTCCTGCTCGACGAGTACGAGCGGTGGTCCGGCGACACCAACCTCGTCCGGGACCTGGAGTACGAGGCCCGCGCCGCACTGGACTGGATCGACCAGTACGCCGACCTGATGGACAACGGCTACATCTCGTACGAGCGGCGCAACAAGGACACCGGCCTGGAGAACCAGTGCTGGAAGGACTCGTGGGACTCCATCGCCTACCGCGACGGCCGGATCCCCGGCTTCCCGCGGGCGACCGCGGAACTGCAGGGCTACGCGTACGACGCGAAGGTGCGCGGAGCGCGGCTGGCCCGGCTGGTCTGGCACGACAACGCGTACGCCGACCGCCTGGAACGGGAGGCCGCCGACCTGAAGCGCCGCTTCAACCGGGACTTCTGGGTCGCCGACGGCGACTACTTCGCGCTGGCCCTCGACGCGGACGGCAGCCGGGTCGACGCGCTCGCCTCCAACGTCGGCCACCTGCTGTGGAGCGGGATCGTCGAACAGGAGCGGGCACAGTCGATCGCCAAGCACCTGCTCGGGCCCCGGCTGTTCAGCGGCTGGGGAGTGCGGACCATGGCCGAGGGCGAGCACCGGTACAACCCCATCGGCTACCACGTCGGAACGGTGTGGCCGTTCGACAGCTCCATCATCGCGTGGGGCCTGCGCCGCTACGGCTTCAAGGAGGAGGCCGCCCGGGTCGCGGACGGCATCCTGGAGGCCGCGGAGTTCTTCAACGGCCGGCTGCCCGAGGCGTTCGGCGGCTACGAGCGCGCGCTGACGAAGTACCCGGTGCAGTACCCGACCGCCTGCAGCCCGCAAGCCTGGTCGTCGGGTGCGCCGTTGCTGCTGCTGCGTACGATGCTGGGCCTCGAACCGCTGGGTGAGCACCTGGTGGTGGACCCGGCGCTGCCCGAAGGGGTGGGCCGGGTGGAGTTGCTCGACATCCCCGGCAGGTGGGGACGCCTGGACGCGTTCGGCCGGGGCCGGGTGGCCCGCGCGCCCTCGTCCGTCAAGAAGGACGCCACGGAGTCCGAGCGGGCGGACGCGAGCGCACCCTGA
- a CDS encoding glycoside hydrolase family 15 protein: protein MPDYPLIADHGLIGDLQTAALVSTDGCVDWFCAPRFDSPSIFGALLDAARGGHFRIRPAAGAFTTKQLYFPDSAVLVTRFLTEAGVGEVVDFMPVGGAVATTSHRLVRMVRCVRGEMTFAVDIAPRFDYGRENFETHLSEDGAVFEGPRTAVTVHLVRQADDERIARTWVEDGDVRGEVRLAAGQMRGLMLQTGTAGPVRQMRVAEAQHLFEETVDFWEGWLRGSTYAGRWRETLNRSAITLKLMTYAPTGALVAAPTAALPEQIGGERNWDYRYTWVRDASFSVYSLLGMGFTDEAAALGRWLRDRVDEQADKNGGGPLKIMYRVDGSSDLHEETLEHWEGYRGSAPVRIGNGAADQLQLDIYGEALDSLYVADRHGLAPGHQGWLRICELLDWVAGNWDQPEEGIWETRGGRQDFTYGRLMCWVALDRGIRLAAEHGRPGPVARWERERDAVYQQIMDRGWSPTRRAFRQHYATDVLDSALLRMPTVGFVTPADPMWLSTLDAMDTELVTDSLVYRYDPAASPDGLRGSEGTFSLCTFSYVTALAGAGRLGKARVTFEKMLTYANHLGLYSEEIALTGEQIGNFPQAFTHLALIDAAIALDRELDRHPSVGRRGTVLAGL from the coding sequence ATGCCTGACTACCCGCTCATCGCCGACCACGGCCTCATCGGTGACCTGCAGACCGCGGCACTGGTGAGCACGGACGGCTGCGTCGACTGGTTCTGCGCGCCCCGCTTCGACTCGCCCAGCATCTTCGGCGCCCTGCTCGACGCGGCGCGCGGCGGTCACTTCCGGATCCGGCCGGCGGCCGGTGCCTTCACCACCAAACAGCTGTACTTCCCGGACAGCGCGGTGCTGGTCACCCGGTTCCTCACCGAGGCGGGGGTCGGCGAGGTCGTCGACTTCATGCCGGTCGGGGGCGCGGTCGCCACGACCAGTCACCGCCTGGTGCGGATGGTCCGGTGCGTACGCGGCGAGATGACGTTCGCCGTCGACATCGCCCCCCGTTTCGACTACGGCCGGGAGAACTTCGAGACGCACCTGAGCGAGGACGGCGCGGTGTTCGAAGGCCCCCGCACCGCCGTGACGGTGCATCTGGTCCGGCAGGCGGACGACGAGCGGATCGCGCGGACCTGGGTCGAGGACGGCGACGTGCGGGGAGAGGTCCGGCTCGCCGCGGGGCAGATGCGCGGACTGATGCTGCAGACCGGTACGGCGGGCCCGGTGCGCCAGATGCGGGTCGCGGAGGCGCAGCACCTGTTCGAGGAGACCGTCGACTTCTGGGAAGGCTGGCTGCGCGGCTCCACGTACGCGGGGCGGTGGCGGGAGACGCTGAACCGTTCGGCGATCACGCTGAAGCTGATGACGTACGCGCCGACCGGGGCGCTGGTCGCCGCGCCGACCGCGGCCCTGCCGGAGCAGATCGGCGGCGAGCGCAACTGGGACTACCGCTACACCTGGGTCCGCGACGCCTCGTTCTCCGTGTACTCGTTGCTCGGCATGGGCTTCACGGACGAGGCGGCGGCGCTGGGCCGGTGGCTGCGCGACCGGGTCGACGAGCAGGCCGACAAGAACGGCGGCGGCCCGCTGAAGATCATGTACCGGGTGGACGGCTCCAGCGACCTGCACGAGGAGACGCTGGAGCACTGGGAGGGCTACCGCGGCTCGGCCCCGGTGCGCATCGGCAACGGCGCGGCCGACCAGCTGCAGCTCGACATCTACGGCGAGGCGCTGGACAGCCTGTACGTCGCGGACCGGCACGGGCTGGCCCCGGGCCACCAGGGCTGGCTGCGGATCTGCGAGCTGCTCGACTGGGTGGCCGGGAACTGGGACCAGCCCGAGGAGGGCATCTGGGAGACCCGCGGCGGGCGACAGGACTTCACGTACGGGCGGCTGATGTGCTGGGTGGCGCTGGACCGCGGCATCCGGCTGGCGGCAGAGCACGGCCGTCCCGGCCCGGTGGCGCGCTGGGAGCGCGAGCGCGACGCGGTGTACCAGCAGATCATGGATCGGGGGTGGAGCCCCACCCGGCGCGCGTTCCGTCAGCACTACGCCACGGACGTGCTGGACTCGGCGCTGCTGCGGATGCCGACGGTCGGCTTCGTCACCCCCGCCGACCCGATGTGGCTGTCCACTCTGGACGCTATGGACACCGAGCTGGTCACCGACAGCCTGGTGTACCGCTACGATCCGGCCGCCTCACCGGACGGGTTGCGCGGCTCCGAGGGCACGTTCTCGCTCTGCACGTTCTCGTACGTGACGGCGCTGGCCGGTGCGGGCCGGCTGGGCAAGGCGCGGGTGACGTTCGAGAAGATGCTGACGTACGCGAACCATCTGGGTCTGTATTCGGAGGAGATCGCGCTCACCGGCGAGCAGATCGGCAACTTCCCGCAGGCGTTCACTCACCTGGCTCTGATCGACGCGGCGATCGCGCTGGATCGGGAGCTGGACCGGCACCCGTCGGTGGGGCGGCGCGGCACCGTCCTGGCCGGCCTCTGA
- a CDS encoding MFS transporter, translating to MAEKVTSGRPSRALRRVLIPLALAQFICSFAGSNMNVMINEIAKDLGTTVQGIQLAITLFLLVMAALMIPGGKLTDKFGRKRCLNLGLAVFGLGALISSFAQGLPTLIIGYSILEGIGTALLIPPVYILTTMLFTDITSRARAFGAINGMGGIGAATGPLIGGIIATAISWRAAFVFQAAIIVVIVLLSRRDVRDPLPAEPDRPFDYTGAALSALGLVLIVMGILAADNNGWLMLGLMVAGALVLAWFFLTVRAKERSGREPLLTLDLFRNRTSNLGLVTQNMQWLVLLGISFTISAYLQVVRGYNSIETGLILTAATVGLLLSSAAAERLAKRRAQRTLVMAGFVLTATGIVLGIALVSVSTSVWAFLPGLFLIGVGVGAMLTPSVNVVQSAFPDEKQGEISGLSRSVSNLGSSLGTAIAGTILVAGITKTPERSYALALTVLAAIAVGGLIAASFLPSTRPAAPAADGLPTTPHPHAKRSERGIPGFTSPDGVDKSTATPDSKAD from the coding sequence ATGGCTGAGAAGGTCACGTCGGGGCGGCCGTCGCGCGCATTGCGCCGGGTGCTGATCCCGCTCGCGCTGGCCCAGTTCATCTGCAGCTTCGCCGGCTCCAACATGAACGTGATGATCAACGAGATCGCCAAGGACCTGGGCACCACGGTCCAGGGCATCCAGTTGGCGATCACGCTGTTCCTGCTGGTCATGGCGGCGCTGATGATCCCGGGCGGCAAGCTGACCGACAAGTTCGGCCGCAAACGGTGCCTGAACCTGGGCCTCGCCGTGTTCGGCCTCGGCGCGCTGATCAGCTCGTTCGCCCAGGGCCTGCCCACGCTCATCATCGGCTACTCGATCCTGGAGGGGATCGGGACCGCGCTGCTCATCCCGCCGGTCTACATCCTCACCACGATGCTGTTCACCGACATCACCTCGCGGGCCCGCGCGTTCGGCGCCATCAACGGGATGGGCGGCATCGGCGCCGCCACCGGCCCGCTGATCGGCGGCATCATCGCGACAGCGATCAGCTGGCGGGCCGCGTTCGTGTTCCAGGCGGCGATCATCGTGGTGATCGTGCTGTTGAGCCGCCGCGACGTGCGGGACCCACTGCCCGCCGAGCCGGACCGCCCGTTCGACTACACGGGCGCGGCGCTGTCCGCGCTCGGGCTCGTGCTCATCGTCATGGGCATCCTCGCGGCGGACAACAACGGCTGGCTGATGCTGGGACTGATGGTCGCCGGTGCACTCGTGCTGGCCTGGTTCTTCCTCACCGTACGGGCAAAGGAGCGCTCCGGCCGCGAGCCACTGCTGACCCTCGATCTGTTCCGCAACCGCACGTCGAACCTGGGCCTGGTCACCCAGAACATGCAGTGGCTGGTGCTGCTGGGCATCTCGTTCACGATTTCGGCCTACCTGCAGGTGGTGCGCGGCTACAACTCCATCGAGACCGGCCTGATCCTCACCGCCGCCACGGTCGGGTTGCTGCTGTCGTCCGCCGCCGCCGAACGGCTCGCGAAGCGCCGCGCCCAGCGCACTTTGGTCATGGCGGGCTTCGTGCTGACGGCCACCGGCATCGTCCTCGGCATCGCCCTGGTCTCGGTCTCCACGTCGGTCTGGGCGTTCCTGCCCGGGCTGTTCCTGATCGGGGTCGGCGTCGGCGCGATGCTCACCCCGTCGGTGAACGTCGTGCAGTCGGCCTTCCCGGACGAGAAGCAGGGCGAGATCTCCGGGCTGTCCCGCAGCGTCTCCAACCTCGGCTCGTCGCTGGGCACCGCGATCGCGGGCACCATCCTCGTCGCCGGGATCACCAAGACCCCGGAGCGGTCGTACGCGCTGGCACTGACCGTGCTGGCCGCCATCGCCGTCGGCGGGTTGATCGCCGCGTCCTTCCTCCCGTCCACCCGCCCCGCCGCCCCGGCGGCGGACGGGCTGCCCACCACGCCCCATCCCCACGCGAAACGGAGCGAACGCGGTATACCGGGATTCACCTCCCCCGATGGTGTGGACAAGAGCACAGCGACGCCTGACTCCAAAGCTGATTGA
- a CDS encoding PKD domain-containing protein: MNSRLTRPLLTMALSGAMIAGSAAVPSPAFADTLPDTTAPVGAFTLNTPALWIGQSVVLTQGAVTDDVSAPELITRKVTWGDGTSSTVAAGAATVAHRYASNGRFTVTVTYTDEAGNSSTAASAVTVTTPGTFRISKTSVWWYEDTVVTFSNVPAGTTKIAFDNGDGWVPILKGKNQSVTILYHTRKNGGLVKGPVTLRATFYNKYGASSPIRIGTINVKVDSWRPVPKIKRPLRPSRVSSWKYVKGTATDRGAGAFRAEVHVTRVTGSKVYCFTSARKWKRVRSEAQFNKYCTPPLYVKVSRGKWSLRVPGIRKGKLYVEVWVQDRAGNWSSRSAFTTAKLTRS; encoded by the coding sequence ATGAACTCACGCCTCACCCGCCCCTTGCTGACCATGGCCCTCAGCGGTGCCATGATCGCGGGCAGCGCCGCCGTACCCTCGCCGGCCTTCGCCGACACGCTGCCGGACACGACCGCTCCGGTCGGCGCGTTCACGCTGAACACGCCGGCGCTCTGGATCGGCCAGTCCGTCGTCCTGACCCAGGGCGCGGTCACCGACGACGTGAGCGCCCCGGAGCTGATCACGCGCAAGGTTACGTGGGGTGACGGCACGTCCAGCACGGTGGCGGCCGGCGCGGCCACGGTGGCGCACAGGTACGCGTCGAACGGCCGCTTCACGGTGACCGTGACCTACACGGACGAGGCGGGCAACAGCAGCACCGCCGCCTCCGCCGTGACCGTCACGACGCCGGGCACCTTCCGGATCAGCAAGACCTCGGTCTGGTGGTACGAGGACACCGTCGTCACGTTCTCGAACGTCCCCGCCGGCACCACCAAGATCGCCTTCGACAATGGCGACGGGTGGGTGCCGATCCTGAAGGGCAAGAACCAGAGCGTCACGATCCTCTACCACACCCGCAAGAACGGCGGGCTCGTCAAGGGCCCGGTCACGCTGCGGGCGACGTTCTACAACAAGTACGGCGCCTCGTCCCCGATCCGGATCGGCACGATCAACGTCAAGGTGGACAGCTGGCGCCCCGTCCCGAAGATCAAGAGGCCGCTGCGCCCCAGCCGGGTCAGCTCCTGGAAGTACGTCAAGGGAACGGCGACCGACCGGGGCGCCGGTGCTTTCCGAGCCGAGGTCCACGTCACCCGGGTCACCGGCAGCAAGGTCTACTGCTTCACCTCTGCGCGGAAGTGGAAGCGCGTGCGGTCCGAGGCGCAGTTCAACAAGTACTGCACGCCGCCGCTCTACGTGAAGGTCAGCCGTGGCAAGTGGTCGCTGCGCGTGCCCGGCATCCGCAAGGGCAAGCTCTACGTCGAGGTGTGGGTGCAGGACCGGGCCGGCAACTGGAGCAGCAGGTCCGCCTTCACCACGGCCAAGCTCACCCGGAGCTGA
- a CDS encoding PadR family transcriptional regulator: MANPIRVTAAVSKVLAAFLEDPEADRYGLDLMRASGHPSGTLYPILLRLQNAGWVEAHWEKIDPVAAGRPARRYYRLTPDGQLSARTELAALQAQLNRGLGAATPTTNPRTA; encoded by the coding sequence ATGGCGAACCCGATACGGGTGACCGCGGCCGTCTCCAAGGTGCTGGCCGCGTTCCTCGAAGACCCCGAGGCAGACCGCTACGGCCTGGACCTGATGCGTGCCAGCGGACATCCCAGCGGCACGCTCTACCCGATCCTGCTGCGCCTGCAGAACGCCGGTTGGGTCGAGGCGCACTGGGAGAAGATCGACCCGGTCGCGGCCGGTCGCCCCGCCCGCCGCTACTACCGCCTCACGCCGGACGGGCAGCTCTCGGCACGCACCGAGCTCGCGGCCCTGCAGGCCCAGCTCAACCGAGGCCTCGGCGCGGCGACGCCGACCACGAACCCACGGACCGCGTGA